A single window of Luteipulveratus halotolerans DNA harbors:
- a CDS encoding RNA polymerase sigma factor — translation MTVEKTSTAPAGESVWTMAAGCFRRWSEGDPRGLDEMVRVLSPVLWQVVRAYGLDRDRAEDVVQSTWLALVRRRDSINDAQAVGSWLTTTARREAWRVSRLEGRSQPVGDDVLEARVPELRSAESEAIAHDEGDRLWAGVSQLSERCQRLLRVIAFSDRPDYSGLALELGMPVGSIGPTRGRCLDKLRTLLAEHNTDRGPHDA, via the coding sequence ATGACCGTCGAGAAGACGTCCACGGCTCCTGCGGGGGAGAGTGTGTGGACGATGGCAGCTGGCTGTTTCCGGCGGTGGTCCGAGGGGGACCCACGGGGGCTCGACGAGATGGTGCGGGTGCTGAGCCCGGTGCTGTGGCAGGTCGTTCGCGCGTACGGTCTCGACCGTGACCGCGCGGAGGACGTCGTCCAGAGCACCTGGCTCGCACTCGTCCGTCGCCGCGACTCGATCAACGACGCGCAGGCCGTCGGGTCCTGGCTGACGACGACCGCGCGCCGCGAGGCGTGGCGGGTGTCGCGGCTCGAGGGCCGCAGCCAGCCGGTGGGTGACGACGTGCTGGAGGCGCGCGTACCCGAGCTGCGATCGGCCGAGTCGGAGGCGATCGCGCACGACGAGGGGGACCGACTCTGGGCGGGGGTGTCGCAGCTGTCCGAGCGTTGCCAACGGCTGCTGCGCGTCATCGCCTTCTCCGACCGACCTGACTACTCCGGACTGGCTCTCGAGCTGGGTATGCCGGTGGGAAGCATCGGCCCGACCCGGGGCCGCTGCCTGGACAAGCTGAGGACCCTCCTCGCCGAGCACAACACCGATAGGGGCCCCCATGACGCATGA
- a CDS encoding YdeI/OmpD-associated family protein — translation MADTSRRTRPDQPMPADIAEALDEHGLREAYDARPAYQRNDYLGWIGKAKQDDTRRKRLDQMLDELREGGVYMGMAHAPSRIARENG, via the coding sequence ATGGCCGACACCTCACGCCGCACTCGACCCGATCAGCCGATGCCCGCTGACATCGCAGAGGCGCTCGACGAGCACGGGCTGCGCGAGGCGTACGACGCCCGGCCGGCGTACCAGCGCAACGACTACCTCGGGTGGATCGGCAAGGCCAAGCAGGACGACACCCGACGCAAGCGCCTCGACCAGATGCTCGACGAGCTGCGCGAGGGCGGCGTCTACATGGGAATGGCTCATGCGCCCTCGCGCATCGCCCGCGAGAACGGGTAG
- a CDS encoding VOC family protein → MAARAIHHLDLWVDDFATAGDEWSWLLGHLDWEADLSWDSGRSWAHPDGTYLFMESSTDQVGAHDRMRAGVNHIAFTVETRDVLDRMRAESSGHGWHELFADRFPHAGGEEHTALYLESSEGFEVEIVVEP, encoded by the coding sequence ATGGCTGCGCGAGCGATCCATCACCTCGACCTGTGGGTCGACGACTTCGCCACGGCGGGTGACGAGTGGTCCTGGCTGCTCGGGCACCTCGACTGGGAAGCCGACCTGAGCTGGGACTCCGGCCGGTCATGGGCGCACCCCGACGGCACCTACCTGTTCATGGAGTCCTCCACCGACCAGGTCGGCGCGCACGACCGGATGCGCGCGGGCGTCAACCACATCGCGTTCACCGTCGAGACGCGCGACGTGCTCGACCGGATGCGGGCCGAGTCGTCCGGGCATGGCTGGCACGAGCTGTTCGCCGACCGTTTCCCGCACGCGGGCGGCGAGGAGCACACCGCGCTCTACCTGGAGAGCTCGGAGGGGTTCGAGGTCGAGATCGTCGTCGAGCCCTGA
- a CDS encoding aspartate/glutamate racemase family protein, producing the protein MRTVGMLGGMSWESTAIYYRLANELTRERQGGLHSAPILLHSFDFAPIEELQVAGEWERAGRLLADAAARLEQAGAELLVLCTNTMHLVAPQIESAVDIPLLHIIDATASCVRAQGMSKIGLLATGFTMEQPFYAERMASLGVDCLVPEADDRAEVHRIIYDELCQGIVREESRAAYRDVITRLVDRGAEGIVLGCTEVEMLIGADDSPVPVFPTTALHVEAAIDAALA; encoded by the coding sequence ATGCGCACTGTGGGGATGCTGGGCGGGATGAGCTGGGAGTCAACCGCGATCTACTACCGGTTGGCCAACGAGCTGACCCGCGAACGACAAGGCGGGCTGCACTCGGCGCCGATCCTGCTGCACTCCTTCGACTTCGCGCCGATCGAGGAGCTACAGGTCGCCGGCGAGTGGGAGCGGGCCGGGCGACTGCTGGCCGACGCAGCGGCCCGCCTCGAGCAGGCGGGCGCCGAGCTGCTCGTGCTCTGCACCAACACGATGCACCTGGTCGCTCCGCAGATCGAGAGCGCCGTCGACATCCCCCTGCTGCACATTATTGACGCGACTGCGAGTTGCGTTCGCGCACAAGGGATGTCGAAGATCGGACTGCTGGCCACCGGATTCACCATGGAGCAGCCCTTCTATGCCGAGCGCATGGCGTCCCTCGGTGTGGACTGTCTGGTGCCCGAGGCGGACGACCGTGCCGAGGTCCACCGGATCATCTACGACGAGCTCTGCCAGGGCATCGTGCGAGAGGAGTCGCGGGCGGCGTACCGCGACGTGATCACGCGTCTGGTCGACCGGGGTGCAGAAGGCATCGTTCTCGGCTGCACCGAGGTCGAGATGCTGATCGGGGCAGACGACTCGCCGGTGCCGGTGTTCCCGACGACGGCCCTGCACGTCGAGGCGGCGATCGACGCCGCGCTCGCGTGA
- a CDS encoding ArsR/SmtB family transcription factor, with protein MGTWQVPASVLANARFDISPMAEVTGALGHLGRDPLRGDPAFVAAHQEAYERMLAEHPGRAAVAHHHFRRGWLADFLTLPSDRPSPSFEDELALIEGLGDKEIRAQLRESTPTELPRILTRPGVTAYTVELLEWLWTHTIASDWPRRERILRADIVARTSRLASHGWAGVLRDLGRDREWLAGDELRINRYDYPTRRLDADARLTFVPVGWVASWVGYVEPQRYAVYYPVTGALAPVGGASDGLARLVEPNRARLLTELDAPASTTALATRTGLPIGSVGNHLKVLLDSGLVLRRRSGREVLYWRTALGDGLIAAGT; from the coding sequence ATGGGCACATGGCAGGTGCCGGCGTCCGTGCTCGCGAACGCCCGGTTCGACATCTCGCCGATGGCCGAGGTGACGGGTGCACTCGGCCATCTCGGACGTGACCCGCTGCGCGGCGACCCGGCGTTCGTGGCCGCGCACCAGGAGGCGTACGAGCGGATGCTCGCCGAGCACCCCGGTCGAGCTGCCGTCGCTCACCACCACTTCCGGCGGGGCTGGCTCGCCGACTTCCTAACGCTGCCCTCGGACCGGCCGTCGCCGTCGTTCGAGGACGAGCTCGCATTGATAGAAGGCTTGGGAGACAAGGAGATTCGTGCTCAGCTGCGCGAGTCGACACCGACCGAGCTGCCGCGCATCCTGACCCGGCCGGGCGTCACGGCGTACACGGTCGAGCTGCTGGAGTGGCTGTGGACGCACACGATCGCGTCGGACTGGCCACGCCGCGAACGCATCCTGCGCGCCGACATCGTCGCGCGCACGTCCCGGCTCGCGAGCCACGGGTGGGCGGGCGTGCTGCGCGACCTCGGACGCGATCGCGAGTGGCTGGCCGGAGACGAGCTGCGCATCAACCGGTACGACTACCCGACCCGGCGTCTCGACGCCGACGCGCGGCTGACGTTCGTGCCGGTCGGCTGGGTCGCGAGCTGGGTCGGGTACGTCGAGCCCCAGCGGTACGCCGTCTACTACCCGGTCACCGGAGCGCTCGCGCCGGTCGGTGGCGCGTCGGACGGTCTCGCTCGCCTCGTCGAGCCCAACCGGGCGCGCCTGCTGACCGAGCTGGACGCCCCGGCGAGTACGACGGCGCTCGCCACGCGTACCGGCCTGCCGATCGGGTCGGTCGGCAACCACCTCAAGGTGCTGCTCGACAGCGGGCTCGTGCTCCGGCGGCGCTCGGGGCGCGAGGTCCTCTACTGGCGTACGGCCCTCGGCGACGGCCTCATCGCCGCCGGCACCTGA
- a CDS encoding MFS transporter — translation MTTYREMFAIREFRILFIARLFTMIGVVVSNLALGTVMYDQTGSPLLTAISLFGGPLVQLVTARYLLASSDLMRPRTAMLFSTAVTTSTAALQLIPGLTWWMRFVILAAGYVALAATSGTVIALLSDIVPQEAFVLARATMNITVGGMQILGYGVGAVLLAAFSPSWLFAIAVVVGVVSGTIVRLGISDHPPRAEGKVVERSRRINRELLGSPVLRPLYLMMWVPNGLVVGCEALFIPYASDDAGYLFAAGAVGMLAGDVVIGRFIREDVRDRMVLPLRVLLAAPFLAFPLDLPMPVVIVLVTISAFGYPAALPLQERLVWHTPEDVRGQAFGMSGIGLMSGQAFGAAIAGGIAQVLDGPRAAGWAMAVMALLSLVTTAALTRGLARSAKPAPAVVPAT, via the coding sequence ATGACGACCTACCGCGAGATGTTCGCGATCCGAGAGTTCCGCATCCTCTTCATCGCCCGGTTGTTCACGATGATCGGCGTCGTCGTGTCCAACCTGGCGCTCGGCACCGTCATGTACGACCAGACGGGTTCGCCTCTGCTGACCGCGATCTCGCTGTTCGGCGGTCCGCTCGTGCAGCTGGTGACCGCCCGCTACCTCCTGGCGTCCTCGGACCTGATGCGTCCGCGTACGGCCATGCTGTTCTCGACCGCCGTGACGACCTCGACCGCCGCGCTCCAGCTGATCCCGGGGCTGACCTGGTGGATGAGGTTCGTGATCCTGGCCGCCGGCTACGTCGCGCTCGCGGCCACGTCCGGCACGGTCATCGCGCTGCTGTCCGACATCGTCCCCCAGGAGGCGTTCGTCCTCGCGCGCGCGACGATGAACATCACCGTCGGCGGCATGCAGATCCTCGGGTACGGCGTCGGTGCCGTCCTGCTCGCGGCGTTCTCCCCGTCGTGGTTGTTCGCGATCGCGGTCGTGGTCGGCGTGGTGTCCGGCACGATCGTCCGCCTCGGCATCAGCGACCACCCGCCGCGCGCCGAGGGCAAGGTCGTCGAACGCAGCCGCCGCATCAACCGCGAGCTGCTCGGGTCGCCGGTGCTGCGCCCGCTCTACCTGATGATGTGGGTGCCCAACGGGCTGGTCGTCGGGTGCGAGGCGCTGTTCATCCCGTACGCGTCCGACGACGCGGGCTACCTGTTCGCCGCCGGTGCTGTCGGCATGCTCGCGGGCGACGTCGTCATCGGCCGCTTCATCCGCGAGGACGTCCGCGACCGGATGGTGCTGCCCCTGCGCGTGCTGCTCGCCGCGCCGTTCCTGGCGTTCCCGCTCGATCTGCCGATGCCGGTCGTGATCGTGCTGGTGACGATCTCGGCGTTCGGCTATCCCGCGGCGCTGCCCCTGCAGGAGCGGCTGGTCTGGCACACGCCGGAGGACGTCCGGGGGCAGGCTTTCGGGATGTCGGGCATCGGCCTGATGTCGGGCCAGGCGTTCGGTGCAGCCATCGCCGGCGGCATCGCCCAGGTGCTCGACGGGCCACGCGCGGCCGGCTGGGCCATGGCCGTGATGGCTCTGCTCTCGCTCGTCACGACCGCCGCCCTCACGCGCGGGCTGGCGCGTTCGGCCAAGCCCGCACCGGCCGTCGTACCCGCCACCTGA
- a CDS encoding alkaline phosphatase D family protein, producing the protein MSGLQLSRRHLLIGSGATATLAFLSSRLEYAAAAASNPFTLGVASGDPLSDRAILWTRLAVDPFSTASPGGMGTAPVDVAWEVAKDATFATVVRSGTVTTTAAGGYAAHVDATGLAAGTAYYYRFHAKSGTTTYTSPVGITRTAPAPGTKPASLKFVTASCARYDQGYYHAYQAMADDHPDLVVFLGDYIYEYPTETGAIRPLKGVPSITGPDSRGSAYIDTLVEYRIRHAEHKTDKQLQAAHRAAPWIVVYDDHEVRNNWYAENTADDPITRKAAAFQAWYENMPVRVAAPPGDGTIQSYRRVPWGTLARFDMLDTRQYRDKQAEAKACTVIDDAGRTLVGKTQEKWLLDGFADRTPQWNLIGQQVIFSPKQNSTNHCDVNTDAWDGYRPERDAVANGWVAAGVRNPVVLTGDVHRHFAANVCRTSDLTDPIGAELITSSISSTGIRGTEGDPNISASPNVLYGKNWRGYVRATVTASSLTADFRCVDDVDKTSYADVRVFTDKTFVVEDGARRLTEA; encoded by the coding sequence ATGAGTGGCCTGCAGCTCAGCCGGCGCCACCTGCTCATCGGGTCCGGCGCGACCGCCACGCTCGCGTTCCTGTCGTCGCGGCTGGAGTACGCCGCCGCGGCCGCCTCGAACCCGTTCACCCTCGGTGTCGCCTCCGGTGACCCGCTCAGCGACCGCGCGATCCTGTGGACCCGCCTGGCTGTCGACCCGTTCTCGACGGCCTCGCCCGGAGGCATGGGCACCGCGCCGGTCGACGTCGCGTGGGAGGTCGCCAAGGACGCGACGTTCGCGACCGTCGTACGCTCCGGCACCGTCACGACGACCGCGGCGGGTGGGTACGCCGCGCACGTCGACGCCACCGGGCTCGCGGCCGGGACGGCGTACTACTACAGGTTCCACGCGAAGTCGGGCACCACGACGTACACCTCGCCCGTCGGCATCACCCGCACGGCGCCGGCGCCCGGGACGAAGCCCGCGTCGCTGAAGTTCGTGACGGCCTCGTGCGCGCGTTACGACCAGGGCTACTACCACGCGTACCAGGCGATGGCCGACGACCACCCCGACCTCGTGGTCTTCCTCGGCGACTACATCTACGAATACCCCACGGAGACCGGTGCGATCCGCCCGCTCAAGGGCGTGCCGTCGATCACGGGCCCGGACTCGCGCGGGTCGGCGTACATCGACACGCTCGTCGAGTATCGGATCCGGCACGCCGAGCACAAGACCGACAAGCAGCTGCAGGCCGCGCACCGGGCGGCGCCGTGGATCGTGGTCTACGACGACCACGAGGTGCGCAACAACTGGTACGCCGAGAACACCGCCGACGACCCGATCACGCGCAAAGCCGCGGCCTTTCAGGCGTGGTACGAGAACATGCCCGTACGCGTCGCGGCCCCTCCCGGCGACGGCACGATCCAGTCCTACCGCCGCGTCCCGTGGGGCACGCTCGCGCGGTTCGACATGCTCGACACGCGCCAGTACCGCGACAAGCAGGCCGAGGCGAAGGCCTGCACCGTCATCGACGACGCGGGTCGCACGCTCGTCGGCAAGACCCAGGAGAAGTGGCTGCTCGACGGGTTCGCCGACCGCACACCGCAGTGGAACCTGATCGGCCAGCAGGTGATCTTCTCGCCGAAGCAGAACTCCACCAACCACTGCGACGTCAACACCGACGCCTGGGACGGCTACCGACCCGAGCGCGATGCCGTCGCTAACGGCTGGGTCGCGGCCGGCGTACGCAACCCGGTCGTGCTCACGGGCGACGTGCACCGCCACTTCGCGGCGAACGTGTGCCGGACGAGCGACCTCACCGACCCGATCGGTGCCGAGCTGATCACGTCATCGATCTCGAGCACGGGAATCCGTGGCACTGAAGGGGATCCGAACATCTCGGCCTCCCCGAACGTGCTCTACGGGAAGAACTGGCGCGGGTACGTGCGGGCCACCGTCACCGCGTCATCGCTCACCGCGGACTTCCGCTGCGTCGACGACGTGGACAAGACGTCGTACGCCGACGTGCGGGTCTTCACGGACAAGACCTTCGTGGTCGAGGACGGAGCACGCCGCCTGACCGAGGCCTGA
- the bsaP gene encoding biotin synthase auxiliary protein BsaP, whose protein sequence is MDRPFCGHCGQDAKTVDHQRCTTLLALEPPRYCEACGRRTKVQVTPTGWSADCSRHGRTTSA, encoded by the coding sequence GTGGACCGACCGTTCTGCGGGCACTGCGGGCAGGACGCGAAAACCGTTGACCACCAACGCTGTACGACGCTGCTCGCCCTCGAACCGCCACGCTACTGCGAGGCGTGCGGTCGGCGTACGAAGGTCCAGGTCACCCCGACCGGCTGGTCGGCCGACTGCTCGCGCCACGGTCGTACGACCTCCGCCTGA
- the bioB gene encoding biotin synthase BioB — protein sequence MTSTTTTTSILDRAREQVLDRGEALDEQQILEVLQTSDDQLEPLLALAHEVRMKYNGPDVEVEGIVSLKTGGCPEDCHFCSQSGQFTSPVRSVWLDIPELVRAAQQTRETGASEFCIVAAVRGPDARLMKQMREGVAAIKAAVDINVAASLGMLTQEQVDDMVDMGVHRYNHNLEAGRSYFPSVVTTHSWEERWDTCTMVKDSGMELCCGGLVGMGESLEQRAELAADLGRLEPHEVPLNFLNPRPGTPFGDLEPMSADDALRTIAAFRLALPRTILRYAGGRELTLGDLGTRDGLLGGINAVIVGNYLTTLGRDPKEDLTLLDGLKMPIKALNETL from the coding sequence GTGACCTCGACCACGACGACGACGTCCATCCTCGACCGCGCCCGCGAGCAGGTGCTCGACCGCGGCGAGGCCCTCGACGAGCAGCAGATCCTGGAGGTGCTGCAGACCTCCGACGACCAGCTCGAGCCGCTGCTGGCTCTCGCCCACGAGGTCCGCATGAAGTACAACGGGCCCGACGTCGAGGTCGAGGGCATCGTGTCGCTCAAGACCGGCGGCTGCCCCGAGGACTGTCACTTCTGCTCGCAGTCGGGCCAGTTCACCTCGCCTGTGCGGTCGGTGTGGCTCGACATCCCCGAGCTGGTGCGCGCCGCGCAGCAGACCCGCGAGACCGGCGCGTCGGAGTTCTGCATCGTCGCAGCCGTACGCGGACCGGACGCGCGCCTCATGAAGCAGATGCGCGAGGGCGTCGCGGCCATCAAGGCGGCCGTCGACATCAACGTCGCCGCCTCGCTCGGCATGCTCACCCAGGAGCAGGTCGACGACATGGTCGACATGGGCGTGCACCGCTACAACCACAACCTCGAGGCCGGCCGCTCGTACTTCCCCAGCGTCGTCACCACGCACTCGTGGGAGGAGCGCTGGGACACCTGCACCATGGTCAAGGACTCCGGCATGGAGCTGTGCTGCGGCGGCCTGGTCGGTATGGGCGAATCCCTCGAGCAGAGAGCCGAGCTCGCGGCTGACCTCGGCCGACTCGAACCCCACGAGGTGCCGCTCAACTTCCTCAACCCCAGGCCCGGTACGCCGTTCGGTGACCTCGAGCCGATGTCGGCCGACGACGCGCTGCGCACCATCGCGGCCTTCCGACTCGCCCTGCCGCGCACGATCCTGCGGTACGCCGGTGGGCGCGAGCTCACCCTCGGCGACCTCGGCACCCGCGACGGTCTGCTCGGCGGCATCAACGCCGTGATCGTCGGCAACTACCTGACGACGCTCGGCCGTGACCCGAAGGAAGACCTCACGCTCCTCGACGGCCTCAAGATGCCGATCAAGGCCCTCAACGAGACCCTGTGA
- a CDS encoding S-adenosylmethionine:tRNA ribosyltransferase-isomerase, with translation MTLLDTHPTTRFRAPDDTTAPAPAEARGLTRDGVRLLVASADGIHHGRFRDLPDELGPGDLVVVNNSATTAAEIDGWRTAHGRVVVHAATPLDDGTWVIELRTAPDAAAPVLDAVAGEHIEVSTLVLTLLEPYPRADSSPTGEGNRLWRVSVDGDLDDALTRHGRPIAYGYLDRAYPLSAYQAVFSTVPGSAEMPSAGRPFTDQIITRLIARGVGVAPITLHTGVSSQDAGEAPQAERFEVPDATARLVNATRATGGRVIAVGTTVTRALESAVAPGGRVVAARGWTERVISPADPARVVDGLITGWHNPEASHLLLVESIAGAELTQAAYDAAVAEGYLWHEFGDSALLLP, from the coding sequence ATGACACTGCTCGACACCCACCCCACCACGCGTTTCCGCGCCCCGGACGACACGACCGCACCCGCACCCGCCGAGGCACGCGGGCTGACTCGCGACGGCGTACGCCTGCTCGTCGCGAGCGCGGACGGCATCCACCACGGGCGCTTCCGCGACCTGCCCGACGAGCTCGGCCCGGGCGACCTCGTCGTCGTCAACAACTCCGCGACGACCGCCGCAGAGATCGACGGGTGGCGTACGGCGCACGGCCGGGTCGTCGTCCACGCCGCCACACCGCTGGACGACGGCACCTGGGTGATCGAGCTGCGTACGGCACCCGACGCAGCCGCGCCCGTCCTCGACGCGGTCGCCGGCGAGCACATCGAGGTGAGCACGCTCGTCCTCACCCTCCTGGAGCCGTACCCGCGTGCCGACTCCTCACCGACCGGTGAGGGCAACCGGCTCTGGCGCGTCAGCGTCGACGGTGACCTCGATGACGCGCTTACGCGGCACGGGCGACCGATCGCGTACGGCTACCTCGACCGTGCGTACCCGCTGTCGGCGTACCAGGCGGTCTTCTCCACGGTTCCCGGTTCGGCCGAGATGCCTTCTGCTGGAAGGCCTTTCACCGACCAGATCATCACCAGGCTGATCGCCAGAGGCGTGGGCGTCGCACCCATCACGCTGCACACGGGCGTGTCGTCGCAGGACGCGGGCGAGGCACCCCAGGCCGAGAGGTTCGAGGTGCCCGACGCGACCGCGCGGCTCGTCAACGCCACCCGCGCGACGGGTGGGCGCGTCATCGCCGTCGGCACGACGGTCACGCGGGCCCTCGAGTCGGCTGTCGCCCCCGGCGGTCGCGTGGTGGCGGCGCGGGGCTGGACCGAGAGGGTCATCTCACCGGCCGACCCTGCACGCGTGGTCGACGGGCTCATCACCGGGTGGCACAACCCCGAGGCGTCGCACCTGTTGCTCGTGGAGTCGATCGCGGGTGCCGAGCTGACGCAGGCGGCGTACGACGCGGCCGTGGCCGAGGGCTACCTGTGGCACGAGTTCGGCGACTCGGCCCTCCTCCTCCCCTGA
- a CDS encoding SDR family oxidoreductase, which yields MPVALITGGSAGLGLELVRTLASEHWTVITDGRDADRLAEATAGLDGVVAISGDVTDAAHKDDLVTAVERAGGLNLLVHNASTLGRLPMRPLAGTTVDELKALWQTNIGAPLILTGALLPHLTAAHGVLLSITSDAAAEHYETWGLYGASKAALEHMTLTYAAENPAITAYAVDPGDMRTQMHQDAFPGEDISDRPLPATVVPHLLGLLDARPSSGRYKAADFPALSLAEPADRQDESAGRVDGALAESYRDQGAHA from the coding sequence ATGCCTGTCGCACTCATCACCGGAGGCTCCGCAGGTCTCGGGCTCGAGCTCGTCCGCACCCTGGCGAGCGAGCACTGGACCGTGATCACCGACGGCCGGGACGCCGACCGCCTGGCCGAGGCGACCGCCGGGCTGGACGGTGTGGTCGCCATCTCGGGCGACGTGACCGATGCCGCTCACAAGGACGATCTCGTCACAGCCGTGGAGCGCGCCGGCGGTCTCAACCTGCTCGTCCACAACGCCAGCACGCTGGGTCGGCTGCCGATGCGACCGCTCGCCGGCACCACCGTCGACGAGCTGAAAGCGTTGTGGCAGACCAACATCGGTGCACCCCTGATCCTGACCGGCGCGCTGCTGCCGCATCTCACGGCCGCGCACGGCGTGCTCCTGTCGATCACGTCCGACGCAGCCGCCGAGCACTACGAGACGTGGGGGCTGTACGGCGCGAGCAAGGCGGCGCTGGAGCACATGACCCTCACGTACGCCGCCGAGAACCCCGCCATCACCGCGTACGCCGTCGACCCGGGTGACATGCGCACCCAGATGCACCAGGACGCCTTCCCCGGCGAGGACATCTCCGACCGCCCCCTGCCGGCGACCGTCGTCCCGCACCTGCTCGGCCTGCTCGACGCGCGGCCCTCGTCCGGCCGCTACAAGGCCGCCGACTTCCCCGCCCTGTCGCTGGCCGAGCCCGCCGATCGACAAGACGAGTCCGCCGGTCGAGTAGACGGAGCGCTAGCGGAGTCGTATCGAGACCAAGGAGCCCACGCATGA
- the soxR gene encoding redox-sensitive transcriptional activator SoxR: protein MVPINKHDKLAVGEVAQRSGFAPSALRYYEAQGLVTAVRTSGGQRRYERSVLRRLAFIRAASNVGLSLDEIRVELDQLPDGRTPNRADWQRISHHWRGRLDEQIKALERLRDGLESCIGCGCLSMATCGFTNPDDQAANDERAPGAAYLPSLLRRPHLAR, encoded by the coding sequence TTGGTTCCGATCAACAAGCACGACAAGCTCGCGGTCGGTGAGGTGGCCCAGCGCAGCGGGTTCGCACCGTCGGCGCTGCGCTACTACGAGGCGCAGGGTCTGGTGACCGCGGTGCGGACGAGCGGTGGCCAGCGCCGTTACGAGCGCAGCGTTCTCCGACGGCTGGCGTTCATCCGAGCGGCCAGCAACGTCGGTCTGTCGCTCGACGAGATCCGGGTCGAGCTCGATCAGCTGCCTGACGGTCGTACGCCGAATCGTGCTGACTGGCAACGCATCTCGCACCACTGGCGTGGTCGGCTTGACGAGCAGATCAAGGCGCTGGAGCGGTTGCGTGACGGACTCGAGAGCTGCATCGGCTGCGGCTGCCTGTCCATGGCGACGTGCGGTTTCACCAACCCCGACGACCAGGCGGCGAACGACGAACGCGCACCCGGCGCGGCGTACCTGCCCTCGCTGCTGCGCCGACCCCACCTGGCTCGATGA